The Candidatus Neomarinimicrobiota bacterium genome includes the window GCATGCTACGTCTCTACAGTCCCCATTTTTCCATATCTGTCCAATAGTTGTTTTAACCCTTTTCTGTAAAGCAAATTTGTTTTTCCTACCAAACCCAATCAATTTATACTATGTTTTGCCATTCAATATGAGGTGACAGGACATGAAAAAACTATATATCGTTCGCCATTCCAAAGCGGTTGAATATGCCGAGGACAATTCGGATTTTAATCGTTGTCTGGCTGATTACGGGGTTGAGAAAGCCACGCTCATTTCCAGGCATCTGTCCCAAAAATTGGAACAGGTTGACCTCATACTATCCAGCCCGGCCTGTCGCGCTTATGAGACCGCCAAAATATTTGCCACAGCGCTAAACTATGATGAATCTGAAATCATATTGAAAGAGCCCCTATATCATTTTGGTGGTATAGAAAGAGCCATGCAAATCATCGCCGCAGTGGATCAAAATGTAAATACGCTCATGTTGTTCGGGCATAATCCAACCTTTAATGCTCTGGCCTGGCATTTATGTGATAAATTTCGTGATGCCATGCCAACATCCGCAGTTGTTGGAATCGAGTTTAAGGTGAAATCCTGGTCACAGATAGTGGGCAAAAGAGGCTCAATTCTCCATTATTTAACTAAAAAAAATCTGAAATAAATCTAAATGCCAAAGAACACTAAAAAATTCCGGGTTGAGAAACGAGATCCCAGGGAGAGTTGGATTCCTGATTCCAGCATACCCTACGCGGCCATCGATATTGGTTCTAATGGCGTGCGCTTGTTGTTATCAAGAGTCATGACTTCAGGCGAATACTGTGTTTTCACCAAAGAATCTTTGGTGAGGATGCCCATCCGGCTGGGGGAGGATGTCTTTTCTCAAGGACAGATATCAGAAGAAAAGGCGGACCAGCTGGTTTCCACAATGACTGCCTTTGCCCACCTTTTAAAAGCCTATAAACCTGAAGATTATCTAGCGTACGCAACCTCAGCCATGCGCGAAGCGTCCAATGGGAAGCAAATATGTAAGAGAATTCGTCAGGAGAGTGGCCTGAATCTTGAAATCATCAATGGTGGCCAGGAAGCAGAAGTTATTTTCGCCTCACATATTGCTGAATCGATGCAGCCAGACCGTGCCTATCTGTACATTGATGTTGGAGGGGGGAGCACAGAATTAACCTTTTTTGCCCAGGGTCAGCGACTCATTTCAAAATCATTCCCCATCGGAACCGTTCGGCTTCTAAATAAACAGGTGGAAAGCTCAAGTTGGACCGATATGCAGTCCTGGGTAGACCTGCATCAACCGGAGGATTTGGAACTGGAAGCAATAGGATCCGGGGGCAATATGAATAAGATGTTCCGTTTGGCAAATAAGGCTTCCGGAAAACCCATCGCATTTACTGAATTGATAGAGATAGACGCGCTGTTGAATAGTTATTCAATGGAAGAACGGATACGAATTATGCATCTCCGTCCAGATCGAGCCGATGTCATTGTGCATGCCTCAAAAATATTTCGCACCATCATGGAGTGGGGTAATATTAAAAACATATACGTGCCCCAATTTGGTTTGGCAGATGGATTGGTTCACCTCATGCACGATGAATATGCACGAAAACAGAAAAATAATTAGATATTGATGATCCGCACTGATGAACTACATAATAACGGACGAATTGTACCCAGAGATGCATCAAAATAACCATAAGTTTAGGTAGATTAGTGGGATTATTCATCAATAAATACCGGACAGAATCAACCCGATTGCAGAATTGGGATTATTCTTGGGATGGAAAATATTTCATTACCATCTGCACCAAAAACCGCCGACCCTATTTTGGTGATATAGAATTCGGGAAAATGATTTTAAACGATATTGGAAAATTGGCATACCGGAATTGGTCCAGTATTCCAGATCATTTTCCATTCGTATATTTGGGTGAATTTGTTGTGATGCCAAATCATATCCACGGAATTATCGAAATCGCCAAACCATATTTTGATGGGGTCGCTAATAACAATTTTATGGATAATGATAATACAACGGTAGAGACAAGGCATGCCTTGTCTCAACAACCACCGTTATCAGGACAACAACCACCGTTATCAGGACAACAACCACCGTTATCAGGACAACAACCACCGTTATCAGGACAACAACCACCGTTATCAGGACAACAACCACCGTTATCAGGACAACAACCACCGTTATCAGGACNNNNNNNNNNNNNNNNNNNNNNNNNNNNNNNNNNNNNNNNNNNNNNNNNNNNNNNNNNNNNNNNNNNNNNNNNNNNNNNNNNNNNNNNNNNNNNNNNNNNAACAACCACCGTCACAAAAACAACCCAATATTGGCAAAAACAGATTTCAAAATCAGGGTCAAAATAGCATTTCGTCAATTGTAGGTTCTTACAAATCGGTTGTTACCCAAAATGCCCGAAAAATTGAATCGGATTTTGGCTGGCAATCACGATTTTATGATCATTTGGTGAAAAATGACAGATCATTAAAACGAATCAAAAAATACATTGTTAATAATCCCAGAAAATGGGAAAAGGATAGATTTAAACGGTATTAGATAATGAAGAGGGAACCATGTCAATTATTGAAGATCTAAAACAGATTCTACCAGAAGATCGTATCAAGGGTCGTTTGATCGACCGACATAGTTATGCCAGGGATGCCAGTTTTTATCGGCTGATACCGGAAGTGGTGGTGCAGCCTGTAAATGAGCAGGAGATCATCGATCTATTTGCCTATTCGCAACGTGTTAAGTTACCACTGGTCTTCCGGGCTGCTGGAACCTCCCTTTCAGGGCAATCCATCACCGATGGCATTTTGGTGGAAGTCAGCCGAAAATGGCAGGAATTCTTTTTTGATAAGGAACGAGGCACAATTCAGTTGGAACCTGGACTCATAGGATCTCAGGTGAATCGGCGATTAGCGCTTTATGGTCAGAAGATCGGACCTGATCCGGCTTCACTTGATGCTGCCATGATTGGAGGCATCATTGCCAACAATGCCAGTGGTATGTGCTGCGGGGTCAAGGACAATGCCTATCATACCATGGATTCCGTAAGATTTATTTTACCAAACGGCCAAACCTATGATACCATTGATAAAGATTCTGATGCTCAATTGTTGGCTCAATCTCCAAGTATTCATGCAGGGCTGCTCAAACTGAAGGAGCGCATTCAAAACGACAAGCGACTCCATGAGAGAATTCGGGACAAATACACGAGAAAAAACACCCAGGGCTATTCGCTGAATGCATTGATCGATTATGAAAAACCAATTGATATTTTAAGTCATCTGCTGGTAGGCTCTGAGGGAACCCTGGGCTTTATTTCAAAAGTGCGTTTAAAAACGCTACCGGATGATCCCCATAAATCAACTGCTTTGCTCTTTTTTAAGGATATTCGATCAGCCACTGAAACTGTTATTCCTCTCCAGAAAGCTGGGGCCGAAGCTTTGGAACTCATGGATCGAGCAGCACTTCGGTCTATCGAAAATGAAACAGGAATGCCGAAAGAGATTAAAACGCTTCCAGAGCTTGCAGCTGCCATCCTGTGTGAGTTTCAAGCGCCGACTCCTGAAGAACTCAAAGAAAAAGTAAAGGCAGGACTTAAAGCCCTTAAAAAGGCCAAGCTCGTTCATTCTGCTTTGTTTACGGAAGATGAGACAACCCGCTTGCTTTACTGGAAGATCCGGAAAGGCTTATTCCCTGCCGTCGGTGCTGTTCGTAAATCAGGGACCACTGTGATCATTGAGGATGTGTGCTTTCGACTGAAAAATCTGGCTGATGCTACCCTTAATCTGCAGGAGCTGTTTAAAAAGCATGGCTATGACGATGCCATCATCTTTGGTCACGCTAAAGATGGCAATTTGCACTTTGTCATATCACAGGCCTTTGGCGATGCTGCTGGTTTAAAACAGTATGAACGTTTCATCAAAGACGTGGTCGAAATGACCGTCGGTAAATACGATGGAGCCTTAAAAGCTGAGCATGGAACTGGCCGAAATATGGCTCCTTTCCTGGAGACCGAATGGGGTCCGGTTGCGGTTGAGGTCATGCGGGAGCTGAAAGCTTTGATCGATCCAGATCTGCTGCTTAACCCTGGAGTGATCATTAATGATGATCCGGAGATTTATCTCAAGAACATCAAACCGACACCCACTATCGAAGCTGTGGTAGACAAGTGTATTGAATGTGGGTTTTGCGAAACCTGGTGTCCTTCCCAGGATTTGACCATGACTCCCCGCCGGCGCATCGCCACGTGGCGGGAGATTCAAATGCTGGAACAGGGTGATTTTACCGAACGGGAAACGGCCCAGGTTCTGCTCAAAGATTACGCCTATGAAGGTGCTGATACTTGTGCTGTGGATGGATTGTGTGCTGTCGGTTGTCCGGTAAATATTGATACAGGTGACCTGACCCGCCATTTTCGTCATCAGTATAATGGTCTCGTCGGTCGCCGAATTGCCTGGTGGACGGTCCGTTACTTCAGTTTTGTAGTTGAAATGATCCGTCTGGGGCTCAATGTGGCAACACCGCTGGTGCGTTTCCTGGGAAGTGAGCGGATAGCTGCTCTCTCCATGAGAATTTATCGTT containing:
- a CDS encoding histidine phosphatase family protein, translated to MKKLYIVRHSKAVEYAEDNSDFNRCLADYGVEKATLISRHLSQKLEQVDLILSSPACRAYETAKIFATALNYDESEIILKEPLYHFGGIERAMQIIAAVDQNVNTLMLFGHNPTFNALAWHLCDKFRDAMPTSAVVGIEFKVKSWSQIVGKRGSILHYLTKKNLK
- a CDS encoding exopolyphosphatase, with amino-acid sequence MPKNTKKFRVEKRDPRESWIPDSSIPYAAIDIGSNGVRLLLSRVMTSGEYCVFTKESLVRMPIRLGEDVFSQGQISEEKADQLVSTMTAFAHLLKAYKPEDYLAYATSAMREASNGKQICKRIRQESGLNLEIINGGQEAEVIFASHIAESMQPDRAYLYIDVGGGSTELTFFAQGQRLISKSFPIGTVRLLNKQVESSSWTDMQSWVDLHQPEDLELEAIGSGGNMNKMFRLANKASGKPIAFTELIEIDALLNSYSMEERIRIMHLRPDRADVIVHASKIFRTIMEWGNIKNIYVPQFGLADGLVHLMHDEYARKQKNN
- a CDS encoding transposase — its product is MQNWDYSWDGKYFITICTKNRRPYFGDIEFGKMILNDIGKLAYRNWSSIPDHFPFVYLGEFVVMPNHIHGIIEIAKPYFDGVANNNFMDNDNTTVETRHALSQQPPLSGQQPPLSGQQPPLSGQQPPLSGQQPPLSGQQPPLSGQQPPLSG
- a CDS encoding transposase; this translates as QPPSQKQPNIGKNRFQNQGQNSISSIVGSYKSVVTQNARKIESDFGWQSRFYDHLVKNDRSLKRIKKYIVNNPRKWEKDRFKRY
- a CDS encoding FAD-binding and (Fe-S)-binding domain-containing protein, translating into MSIIEDLKQILPEDRIKGRLIDRHSYARDASFYRLIPEVVVQPVNEQEIIDLFAYSQRVKLPLVFRAAGTSLSGQSITDGILVEVSRKWQEFFFDKERGTIQLEPGLIGSQVNRRLALYGQKIGPDPASLDAAMIGGIIANNASGMCCGVKDNAYHTMDSVRFILPNGQTYDTIDKDSDAQLLAQSPSIHAGLLKLKERIQNDKRLHERIRDKYTRKNTQGYSLNALIDYEKPIDILSHLLVGSEGTLGFISKVRLKTLPDDPHKSTALLFFKDIRSATETVIPLQKAGAEALELMDRAALRSIENETGMPKEIKTLPELAAAILCEFQAPTPEELKEKVKAGLKALKKAKLVHSALFTEDETTRLLYWKIRKGLFPAVGAVRKSGTTVIIEDVCFRLKNLADATLNLQELFKKHGYDDAIIFGHAKDGNLHFVISQAFGDAAGLKQYERFIKDVVEMTVGKYDGALKAEHGTGRNMAPFLETEWGPVAVEVMRELKALIDPDLLLNPGVIINDDPEIYLKNIKPTPTIEAVVDKCIECGFCETWCPSQDLTMTPRRRIATWREIQMLEQGDFTERETAQVLLKDYAYEGADTCAVDGLCAVGCPVNIDTGDLTRHFRHQYNGLVGRRIAWWTVRYFSFVVEMIRLGLNVATPLVRFLGSERIAALSMRIYRWSGGRIPVWHRYMPTGGKGLPLIKIKNRDEKEEVVYFVSCLNRGMNKTPGETNTLSTAAAFIDLLQEAGIHPIYPAHLEELCCGTPYSSKGFTKAYKLMAENTTRSLWKTSREGTLSIVVDTSPCTYKMQHYDSILEGDYLEQWKSLKIIDIIEYLNDTLIPRLEFKEQIDKIVLHPTCSTRKMGLEDKMHSVACACAQEAIIPEDVGCCGFAGDRGFLVPELTESATRREAAEVKSMEGVHGHYSTSRTCEMGMANATDETYSSLVQLVHKAVFGKG